One Setaria italica strain Yugu1 chromosome II, Setaria_italica_v2.0, whole genome shotgun sequence DNA segment encodes these proteins:
- the LOC101780870 gene encoding uncharacterized protein LOC101780870, which yields MNAPMLRTHSPPAAAWHRPAPSPAIVSRRARIPLPRARPAAAAATETRTTAAAGTVEALLLLRESGLRAESLPRHVGVVIDGHERWARARGLSVSEGHAAGRRAVERTVRLSRAWGIRALTVFVCSHENMTRPKAEIDFLMRLYEGFIRDNVDEFSREGIRLHLIGDSPGRPASLLSAASEAHEATRSNSEMVLMLAIGYSGRRDMVQACRELAAEAQRNQLQPEDIDEALIAERLGTSVAAGGELSCPDLVIRTSGERRLSNFLLWQSAFSELFFPDVMWPDFGEDEYLGALRSYQSRERRFGQRK from the exons ATGAACGCTCCCATGCTGCGCACACActctccacccgccgccgcctggcatCGGCCGGCACCATCACCCGCCATCGTCTCGCGCCGCGCGCGCATCCCATTACCCCGCGctcggccggccgcggcggcggccacggaaacgcgcaccaccgccgccgcgggcacGGTTgaggcgctcctcctcctccgggagAGCGGGCTGCGGGCGGAGTCGCTGCCGCGGCATGTAGGGGTGGTGATCGACGGGCACGAGCGATGGGCGCGCGCCCGGGGCCTGTCGGTGTCGGAGGGCCacgcggccgggcggcgcgccgtgGAACGCACGGTGCGGCTCTCCCGGGCCTGGGGCATCCGGGCGCTCACCGTCTTCGTCTGCTCCCACGAGAACATGACCCGCCCCAAG GCAGAGATCGACTTCTTGATGCGGCTGTACGAAGGGTTTATCCGTGACAACGTCGACGAGTTCTCCAG GGAGGGGATCCGGCTGCACCTCATCGGCGACTCGCCGGGACGGCCAGCCTCGCTGCTGAGCGCGGCAAGTGAAGCCCACGAGGCCACAAGAAGCAACTCGGAGATGGTTCTGATGCTGGCGATCGGCTACAGCGGGCGAAGGGACATGGTGCAGGCGTGCCGGGAGCTCGCCGCGGAGGCGCAGCGCAACCAGCTCCAGCCGGAGGACATCGACGAGGCTCTCATCGCCGAGAGGCTGGGCACCAGCGTCGCCGCGGGCGGCGAGCTCTCCTGCCCCGACCTCGTCATCAGGACAAGCGGCGAGAGGAGGCTGAGCAACTTCCTGCTGTGGCAGTCGGCGTTCTCGGAGCTCTTCTTCCCGGACGTCATGTGGCCTGATTTCGGGGAGGACGAGTACCTCGGAGCGTTGCGCTCCTACCAGAGCAGAGAACGCCGGTTCGGCCAACGGAAATAA